One region of Petrotoga sp. 9PW.55.5.1 genomic DNA includes:
- a CDS encoding carbohydrate ABC transporter permease: protein MRWGMRTKQNTKKTFLYIIVIIMVIFYIFPFYWAIKSSFTADQYLFTKNITLWPQGFTFENYIKVFTERPFGLNILNSIIVAGATTIFSLIVGSFAAYAIARLKVPGKGALMLLILAVSMFPQVSILGGLFQLLRNMGLINTYSGLIIPYIALNLPLTTWILQNFFRELPKEIEESAYIDGCSKFETLWRIVLPLSAPGLVTTGLLAFIQAWNEFLFALTFMQTPEKYTVPVAIAMFTGKTFYEVPWGQIMAASVIVTTPLVILVLVFQKRIVQGLTAGSVKG from the coding sequence ATGAGATGGGGAATGCGTACTAAACAAAATACTAAAAAAACTTTTTTGTATATTATTGTAATAATAATGGTTATTTTTTATATATTTCCTTTTTATTGGGCTATAAAAAGCTCTTTTACTGCAGATCAATACCTTTTTACTAAAAATATAACTCTTTGGCCACAAGGGTTCACTTTTGAAAATTATATAAAAGTTTTTACAGAAAGGCCATTTGGACTGAACATATTAAACTCGATTATTGTAGCAGGAGCAACTACCATCTTTTCTTTAATAGTAGGATCGTTTGCAGCCTACGCTATCGCTAGATTAAAAGTCCCCGGGAAAGGAGCTTTAATGTTGTTAATTCTTGCGGTTAGTATGTTCCCACAAGTTTCTATTTTAGGTGGACTTTTTCAATTGTTAAGAAATATGGGTTTGATAAATACTTATTCTGGTTTGATTATCCCGTACATTGCGCTGAATTTACCTTTAACAACTTGGATATTACAGAATTTCTTTAGAGAATTACCAAAAGAAATTGAAGAATCTGCATACATCGATGGTTGTTCTAAGTTTGAAACTTTGTGGAGAATAGTTCTTCCTCTTTCAGCACCGGGTTTAGTAACAACTGGGCTGCTGGCATTTATTCAAGCTTGGAATGAATTTCTATTTGCATTAACTTTTATGCAAACACCAGAAAAATACACCGTTCCTGTTGCTATAGCTATGTTTACTGGAAAAACTTTCTATGAAGTTCCTTGGGGACAAATTATGGCTGCTTCCGTAATAGTTACAACTCCTTTAGTTATTTTAGTTTTAGTATTTCAAAAACGTATTGTTCAAGGTCTCACAGCTGGAAGCGTTAAAGGATGA
- a CDS encoding ABC transporter substrate-binding protein has protein sequence MKKVFFMVFVLMFATLSLSQLALVDDLGRLITFEKDVERVVSAAPTVSDYIKHLGLEEKVVGVTDWDTNIQSEKIGNLVPLNIEKIISLNPDLVFLSGGFQEPEVSRLEKFNIKSFVINPVNFNDIYRDLVLIGTILGESQKAEKLSNELRQKVLNIAKESFTWTNKPTVLYLMVQNNVAEIWTPGTGSYINELISYAGGVNLAAPYSGNNGFLQVGPEFVVSQDPDIIIVDSYYEGDELAKNTIINAPQFKNLKAVKQGKIVMVDGNKISQASPSLIDVLEQLYQYFRDNK, from the coding sequence ATGAAAAAGGTTTTTTTTATGGTTTTTGTGTTAATGTTTGCAACATTATCTCTTTCGCAACTTGCTTTGGTAGATGACTTAGGAAGACTCATAACTTTTGAAAAAGATGTCGAACGTGTAGTTTCTGCGGCTCCTACCGTTTCAGACTATATCAAACATTTAGGTTTAGAAGAAAAAGTTGTAGGTGTAACAGATTGGGACACCAACATACAAAGTGAAAAAATAGGTAATCTAGTTCCGTTAAACATCGAAAAGATAATATCTCTAAATCCTGATTTGGTTTTTTTAAGCGGTGGATTTCAGGAACCTGAGGTAAGTAGGCTTGAAAAATTCAATATCAAATCTTTTGTTATCAATCCGGTGAACTTTAACGATATATATAGAGACCTTGTATTAATTGGAACAATTTTAGGGGAAAGTCAAAAGGCCGAAAAACTTTCCAATGAATTAAGACAAAAAGTTTTAAATATAGCAAAAGAATCTTTTACATGGACGAACAAACCAACGGTTTTATACCTTATGGTTCAAAATAACGTAGCAGAAATATGGACTCCTGGAACAGGTTCGTATATAAACGAATTGATATCGTACGCTGGAGGTGTTAATTTAGCTGCTCCATACTCTGGTAACAATGGTTTCTTACAAGTTGGCCCAGAGTTTGTTGTTTCTCAAGATCCAGATATAATTATCGTTGATTCGTACTATGAGGGTGATGAGTTAGCAAAAAACACTATAATAAATGCTCCACAATTTAAAAATCTTAAAGCAGTCAAACAAGGGAAAATAGTAATGGTTGATGGAAATAAAATCTCTCAGGCATCTCCATCTCTAATAGATGTGTTGGAACAGTTATATCAATATTTCAGGGATAATAAATGA
- a CDS encoding ABC transporter substrate-binding protein: MKKFVVLFALFTMVMSLFSITITMTAGAVGKELEVLNEQVAMFMEEYPEIEVRVLPMPNSATDRHDLYVTYLASGTPDPDVLMLDVIWPAEFAPFLVDLTNDYDYFELDKFFPGTVASNTVEGQLVAVPWFTDAGILYYRKDLLEKYGYEVPETWDDLYTAAKDISEMEGINGFVWQGARYEGLTCNVMEFFHSFGGEIMKDGKVVVDDPKYYENNIAAITFMDKLIEDGVSPRGVTTYMEEEGRRVFQNGDAVFMRNWPYAWSLANSPESPVAGKVGITVLPKGPGPDGRNSATLGGWNLGINANSSPAEIEASKKLIKFLTSHEQQVYKAVNAGQTPTMIEAYNDPRTIEANDFYADLLDVFLNAEPRPISPIYNEISYQIQTAVHQVLTQQKDPKQAIDELARNLKSLE, encoded by the coding sequence ATGAAAAAATTTGTAGTTTTGTTTGCACTATTTACGATGGTTATGAGTTTATTTTCCATTACAATTACCATGACCGCAGGCGCAGTAGGAAAAGAGTTAGAAGTTCTTAATGAGCAAGTTGCTATGTTCATGGAGGAATATCCAGAAATAGAGGTAAGGGTATTACCAATGCCAAACAGTGCAACTGACAGGCACGACTTATACGTCACTTATTTAGCTTCTGGAACACCTGATCCAGATGTTTTGATGCTTGATGTTATTTGGCCAGCAGAATTTGCTCCATTCTTGGTTGATTTAACTAACGATTACGATTACTTCGAATTAGACAAGTTCTTCCCAGGTACAGTTGCTTCAAACACCGTAGAAGGACAATTAGTAGCTGTTCCTTGGTTTACTGATGCTGGTATATTGTATTATAGAAAAGACCTATTAGAAAAATACGGTTATGAAGTTCCTGAAACATGGGATGACTTATACACAGCAGCAAAAGATATTTCTGAAATGGAAGGTATTAATGGTTTTGTATGGCAAGGAGCAAGGTATGAAGGATTAACTTGTAATGTTATGGAGTTCTTTCATAGTTTTGGTGGAGAAATCATGAAAGATGGAAAAGTTGTTGTTGATGATCCAAAATATTATGAAAATAATATAGCAGCGATAACTTTCATGGACAAGTTAATTGAAGATGGAGTAAGTCCACGTGGAGTAACAACATATATGGAAGAAGAAGGAAGAAGAGTTTTCCAAAATGGTGACGCTGTATTTATGAGAAATTGGCCATATGCCTGGTCTTTGGCAAATTCCCCCGAATCACCTGTTGCAGGTAAGGTTGGAATAACCGTTTTACCAAAAGGTCCTGGACCTGATGGAAGGAATTCGGCAACATTAGGTGGATGGAATCTTGGTATAAATGCAAACTCTTCACCAGCTGAAATAGAAGCATCTAAAAAGTTAATTAAATTCTTAACAAGTCACGAACAACAAGTTTATAAAGCAGTTAATGCTGGTCAAACGCCAACTATGATAGAAGCTTACAACGATCCTAGAACTATAGAAGCCAATGATTTCTATGCAGATCTTCTTGATGTATTTTTGAACGCTGAACCTAGACCTATATCACCTATTTACAATGAAATTTCTTATCAAATACAAACGGCAGTTCATCAAGTGTTAACTCAACAAAAAGATCCAAAACAAGCCATAGATGAGTTGGCTAGAAATCTTAAATCTTTAGAGTAA
- a CDS encoding DUF1385 domain-containing protein produces MKEKPKTVGGQAVIEGVMMKGVNTVVAVKRKDGNISIKSLKDKSWGIWEKIPLIRGFFVLLHAMITGMQALSYSAKMSGEEDEELTTKDMVIAILIAVVVATLGFGVLPVYATKPFNITSEFWFAFIEGFIRAFLVVAYIWGISFMKDIKRVFQYHGAEHKSVYTYENGEPLEEKYAKKYTTLHPRCGTSFLIITVFASIVVFAITGGLGFNSMLEKVLSRIILLPLVAGLAYEFQRITAKIINTKIGKVLAYPGMMLQKITTKEPDSEQLKIGLISLQYALKEDFEGEVVLDKAGNEIEFDSANTEVFST; encoded by the coding sequence ATGAAAGAAAAACCTAAGACAGTAGGTGGACAAGCAGTTATAGAAGGAGTTATGATGAAAGGTGTAAATACCGTTGTTGCGGTTAAGAGAAAAGACGGAAATATATCTATAAAAAGTCTTAAAGATAAATCATGGGGTATTTGGGAAAAGATTCCCCTAATAAGAGGTTTTTTTGTTCTGTTACACGCAATGATAACTGGGATGCAGGCTTTATCATACTCTGCAAAGATGTCTGGCGAAGAAGATGAAGAGTTAACAACAAAAGATATGGTTATTGCTATATTAATAGCTGTAGTTGTTGCAACTTTAGGTTTTGGTGTTTTGCCTGTTTATGCGACAAAACCTTTTAATATCACATCTGAATTTTGGTTTGCATTTATTGAAGGTTTTATTAGGGCATTTTTAGTTGTTGCCTACATTTGGGGTATATCTTTTATGAAAGATATAAAAAGGGTATTCCAATATCATGGAGCAGAACATAAAAGCGTTTATACTTATGAAAATGGAGAACCGCTAGAAGAAAAATATGCGAAGAAGTATACAACTTTGCACCCAAGATGTGGAACAAGTTTTTTAATCATAACAGTTTTTGCATCAATTGTAGTTTTTGCTATAACGGGAGGTTTGGGATTTAATTCTATGTTAGAGAAAGTACTATCAAGAATAATACTTTTACCTTTAGTAGCTGGCTTAGCTTACGAATTTCAAAGAATTACAGCAAAAATTATAAACACAAAGATTGGAAAAGTATTAGCTTATCCTGGAATGATGCTTCAAAAAATCACCACCAAAGAACCTGATTCTGAGCAATTGAAGATAGGCTTGATTTCTTTACAATACGCTTTGAAAGAAGATTTTGAAGGTGAGGTTGTTTTGGATAAAGCTGGGAATGAAATCGAATTTGATTCTGCTAATACCGAGGTGTTTTCTACTTAA
- a CDS encoding Do family serine endopeptidase, producing MKKSLVLVLAIFLLSISSFALVNEGYESPIVKVVEVAAPAVVNIESVRSAPIQIDPYIRDFFERFFGQQIPEYQTRGVGSGFIFDERGYILTNYHVIENAKKITVTMSSGKKFDAEIIGGDSDLDLAIIKIENDEGLPTLSLGDSDKIKIGEDAIAIGNPLGLQNTVTSGVISATNRSIQKPGGNGNYVGLIQTDATINPGNSGGPLLNIHGEVIGINTAIAVDPQLGSVNIGFAIPINIAKRFANTVMETGAFDRAYLGVYIDDITEELKKSLGLKVDEGAYISDVVAGGAAEKAGIKANDVIVEVDGKEIESANDLSSLIATYPSGAKVEIVVDRFGEKIIFEVTLGSRVVDVVETYFGLVVRDITSEDRQKYNIRSSINGVLVEEVKDNTYALGVRAGDVISEIAVNGVYHDINNVEDWIRVASSVEKNSYVALIVYRSNVRYVVQFFYR from the coding sequence ATGAAGAAATCTTTAGTGTTGGTTTTAGCAATATTTTTATTGTCTATTAGCTCATTTGCTCTTGTTAATGAGGGGTATGAAAGCCCTATAGTAAAAGTAGTTGAGGTTGCAGCGCCAGCGGTTGTAAATATAGAGTCCGTTAGATCGGCTCCTATTCAAATTGATCCATATATAAGAGATTTTTTTGAACGTTTTTTTGGCCAACAGATTCCGGAATATCAAACGAGAGGAGTTGGATCGGGCTTTATTTTTGATGAAAGAGGGTATATACTGACAAATTACCATGTAATAGAAAATGCGAAAAAGATAACTGTAACAATGTCTAGTGGGAAAAAATTCGATGCAGAAATCATCGGAGGAGATTCGGATTTAGACCTTGCTATAATAAAAATAGAGAATGATGAAGGTCTCCCTACCTTGTCATTGGGAGATTCTGATAAGATAAAAATTGGAGAAGATGCAATAGCTATAGGTAACCCTTTAGGGTTACAAAATACAGTTACAAGCGGGGTAATTAGTGCTACGAATAGAAGTATTCAAAAACCGGGCGGAAATGGAAACTATGTTGGATTAATTCAAACAGATGCTACAATTAATCCTGGTAACAGCGGAGGACCTTTGCTGAATATACATGGAGAAGTAATAGGAATCAACACCGCTATAGCAGTAGATCCGCAACTAGGAAGTGTTAATATAGGATTTGCCATTCCTATCAATATCGCAAAAAGATTTGCCAATACAGTGATGGAAACAGGAGCTTTTGATAGAGCTTATTTGGGTGTTTATATCGACGATATCACTGAAGAACTTAAAAAATCTTTAGGATTGAAAGTAGATGAAGGTGCATACATAAGTGACGTTGTTGCAGGAGGAGCCGCTGAAAAAGCAGGTATAAAAGCAAATGATGTTATTGTTGAAGTCGACGGGAAAGAGATTGAAAGCGCAAATGATTTATCTTCTTTGATTGCAACTTATCCTTCAGGAGCAAAAGTGGAAATAGTCGTAGATAGATTTGGTGAAAAAATAATCTTTGAGGTTACACTTGGTAGTAGAGTTGTTGATGTAGTAGAAACATATTTTGGTCTTGTAGTAAGAGATATAACTTCTGAAGATCGCCAGAAATATAATATTAGAAGTAGTATTAATGGAGTTCTAGTTGAGGAAGTAAAGGATAATACCTACGCTCTTGGAGTTAGAGCAGGAGATGTTATATCTGAAATTGCAGTTAATGGTGTATATCATGATATAAATAATGTAGAAGATTGGATAAGGGTTGCTTCTTCTGTAGAGAAAAACAGCTATGTTGCTTTAATTGTTTATAGAAGTAATGTAAGGTATGTAGTTCAATTTTTTTACAGATGA
- a CDS encoding stage V sporulation protein S, with the protein MEVLKVSHSSAPNKVAGAIAGVLSKTDEVELQAIGAGAVNQAVKAIAIAKRFIEAKEKEIYVIPGFVEVEVGSEKRTGIKFKVVAKVSEGINPEKYSEQQ; encoded by the coding sequence ATGGAAGTGTTGAAGGTAAGTCATTCATCGGCCCCAAACAAGGTTGCAGGAGCTATTGCAGGTGTTCTTTCTAAAACTGATGAGGTGGAGTTACAAGCTATAGGAGCAGGAGCAGTTAACCAAGCGGTAAAGGCTATTGCTATCGCAAAAAGATTTATAGAAGCGAAAGAAAAAGAAATTTATGTTATTCCGGGTTTCGTAGAAGTAGAAGTTGGATCTGAAAAAAGAACAGGTATTAAGTTTAAAGTTGTAGCAAAAGTTTCTGAGGGAATAAACCCAGAAAAATATTCAGAGCAACAGTAG
- the pyrE gene encoding orotate phosphoribosyltransferase → MSKISMDDDSEIIRILKDTGAFLKGHFLLSSGLHSDTYIQCAKVLRFPKYTELFGNLIAKNLNENIDCVVSPAMGGILIGYEVARALKTPFLFTERDEKGEMNLRRGQKIKEGDKILIVEDVITTGKSTLEVFSLVNNLGGIVTSIGCIVNRSKKEFLNNFKIVSLISIETNTYQKEECPLCAQGIELIKPGSRKIIK, encoded by the coding sequence ATGTCAAAAATTTCTATGGATGATGATTCTGAAATAATTAGAATATTAAAAGATACAGGAGCCTTTTTAAAAGGTCATTTTTTATTATCCTCTGGATTACACTCTGATACTTATATTCAATGTGCAAAGGTACTTAGATTTCCAAAATATACCGAACTTTTCGGCAATTTAATAGCTAAAAACTTAAATGAAAATATTGATTGTGTTGTCTCTCCTGCAATGGGAGGTATCCTCATAGGTTATGAAGTTGCTAGAGCTTTGAAGACGCCTTTTTTGTTCACAGAAAGAGATGAAAAAGGTGAAATGAATTTAAGACGTGGTCAGAAAATAAAAGAGGGAGATAAAATCTTAATTGTTGAAGATGTAATAACAACTGGGAAATCAACTCTTGAGGTTTTCTCATTAGTTAATAATTTGGGTGGAATAGTTACATCAATAGGTTGTATAGTGAATAGATCTAAGAAAGAATTTTTAAATAATTTTAAGATAGTTAGTTTAATCTCTATAGAAACAAATACTTATCAAAAGGAAGAATGCCCATTATGTGCACAAGGAATTGAGTTAATTAAGCCTGGAAGTAGGAAGATAATCAAATAG
- a CDS encoding IS3 family transposase yields MTVTVTDGVVAFELDFQFAKSKLKSDYPVCSIKRCIHPFEEGELTRFYNEDRFQKKIGCLTPVEFRNQASSCI; encoded by the coding sequence GTGACGGTTACTGTCACAGACGGGGTAGTTGCTTTTGAATTGGATTTTCAATTTGCTAAAAGCAAATTAAAGAGTGACTACCCCGTCTGCAGCATAAAACGCTGCATCCACCCCTTCGAGGAAGGGGAATTAACCCGATTTTATAACGAAGATAGATTCCAGAAAAAAATTGGATGCCTGACTCCTGTTGAGTTCAGAAACCAAGCATCCAGTTGCATATAG
- a CDS encoding alpha/beta hydrolase, producing MNIYHRYFLPNSNDFKKIYLIHGLGEYSGRYKNFIKFLNNNGFGVYTFDLPGHGYSSGKRGDIENFYEIYSFLEEYVSEDYFLFGHSLGGLIASRFTELTDKKPRKLVLSSPALGDIRQADWLLALFSFFPKLSFSNRINPNDLSTNEKSRDMYINDPLVHDRITVETTRQMFEEAEIALREINKISTPSLLLYGEEDKVINAKAYKNISNPNIDIISFPKGKHELFECLYNRDIFLKKIITFLK from the coding sequence ATGAATATATATCACAGATATTTTTTACCTAATTCTAATGATTTTAAAAAAATATATTTAATACATGGATTAGGCGAATATTCAGGAAGATACAAGAATTTTATCAAATTCTTAAATAATAACGGATTTGGTGTATACACTTTTGATCTTCCAGGTCATGGATATTCTTCAGGAAAACGTGGAGATATAGAAAACTTCTACGAAATTTATTCTTTTCTAGAGGAGTATGTTAGTGAAGATTACTTCCTGTTTGGGCATTCATTGGGAGGGCTTATAGCCTCAAGATTCACAGAACTGACCGATAAAAAACCTCGAAAATTAGTTCTTTCTTCCCCTGCCTTGGGAGACATAAGGCAAGCTGATTGGTTGTTGGCTCTATTCTCCTTTTTTCCAAAGCTATCTTTTTCAAATAGAATCAACCCTAATGATTTATCAACAAATGAAAAAAGTAGGGATATGTATATAAATGATCCCCTTGTACACGATAGGATAACCGTTGAAACAACTCGTCAAATGTTTGAAGAAGCGGAAATTGCATTAAGAGAGATTAATAAGATAAGCACTCCTTCTTTACTATTGTACGGTGAGGAAGATAAAGTTATAAATGCTAAGGCCTATAAAAATATAAGTAATCCAAATATTGATATCATTTCTTTTCCAAAAGGGAAACATGAGTTGTTTGAATGTTTGTATAATAGAGATATCTTTCTTAAAAAAATTATTACGTTTTTAAAGTAA
- the rho gene encoding transcription termination factor Rho, with translation MAKLNEMTRKELYEIARKLEVNNYSKMTKNELKFAVLRKQTESIGYFFYEGILEVLPDGFGFLRSIDNSLLSGTDDVYVSQSQIRKFNLFTGDIIAGQVRPPKEGERFFALLRIEAVNALPPQKARDRISFENLTPEYPKKRMLLEHKNAPFSSRIIDLFSPIGFGQRGLIVAPPKAGKTTLIKDIANSIAENYPETRRYILLVDERPEEVTDIRDTVDANVIAAPFDMDPQNQIKITEMALDHFKRLVEFGHDVVVLVDSLTRFAREYNLYVPSSGKLLSGGLDPAAIIFPKKFFGAARKIREGGSLTILATALVETGSKMDEVIFEEFKGTGNMELILSREISNDRIFPAINLKLSGTRKEELLYDEDEMRATIILRKFINDMSPKEALEFILSLLRKNKTNGEIMEAIENQKAL, from the coding sequence ATGGCAAAGTTGAATGAAATGACCAGAAAAGAACTTTACGAAATTGCCCGTAAATTAGAGGTAAATAATTACTCAAAGATGACAAAAAATGAGCTAAAATTTGCAGTATTAAGAAAACAAACTGAATCCATTGGTTATTTTTTCTATGAAGGAATATTAGAAGTTCTACCTGACGGGTTCGGATTTCTAAGAAGCATTGATAACTCCTTATTATCTGGAACGGATGACGTTTATGTTTCTCAATCACAGATAAGAAAGTTTAACCTCTTCACAGGAGATATTATTGCAGGTCAGGTTAGACCACCGAAAGAAGGAGAAAGGTTTTTTGCACTTTTAAGAATAGAAGCTGTTAATGCTTTACCACCACAAAAGGCCAGAGACAGAATTTCCTTTGAAAACCTAACTCCAGAGTATCCAAAAAAAAGAATGCTTCTTGAACATAAAAATGCACCATTCAGCTCTCGTATAATAGATTTATTTTCCCCAATCGGCTTCGGGCAGAGAGGATTGATAGTGGCCCCTCCAAAGGCCGGAAAGACCACCCTAATAAAAGATATCGCTAACTCAATTGCTGAAAATTATCCAGAAACTAGAAGATACATACTTCTAGTAGATGAAAGACCTGAAGAAGTTACAGATATTAGAGATACAGTAGATGCTAACGTTATTGCAGCACCTTTTGATATGGATCCCCAAAATCAGATTAAGATTACTGAAATGGCTTTAGACCATTTTAAGAGATTGGTAGAGTTTGGTCACGATGTGGTTGTTTTGGTAGATAGTTTAACAAGGTTCGCTAGAGAATATAATCTTTACGTTCCTTCTAGTGGGAAGTTACTTAGTGGGGGCCTTGATCCAGCTGCAATAATTTTTCCTAAGAAGTTTTTTGGAGCAGCTAGAAAAATAAGAGAAGGTGGAAGTCTCACTATCTTAGCAACAGCGTTGGTTGAAACAGGTTCTAAGATGGATGAAGTGATTTTTGAAGAGTTCAAAGGTACAGGTAATATGGAATTAATACTTTCTAGAGAAATATCTAACGATAGGATCTTTCCTGCGATTAACCTTAAATTATCTGGTACTAGAAAAGAAGAATTGTTATATGATGAAGATGAGATGAGAGCCACAATAATATTAAGAAAGTTCATAAATGATATGTCACCAAAAGAGGCCCTAGAATTCATTCTTAGTTTATTAAGAAAGAATAAAACTAACGGGGAGATAATGGAAGCGATTGAGAATCAAAAAGCTTTGTAG
- a CDS encoding carbohydrate ABC transporter permease, with the protein MKAKSDYKKADIWLAFWLIIPTLIAIGITAFYPLGQTIYDSFFKWSLRPGFQREFVGFQNYINLFQDARFLNSLWNTIYFTFFSVLIEFLLGLVTALILNAEFRLRGLVRAAVLIPWAIPTAVSSQMWKWMYNDQYGVISLMLYNLGIIEQGTPILGTPGLAMAGIIAVDVWKTTPFVALLLLAGLQIIPNELYEAARIDGASMWKQFTSITLPVLRPTIGVTLIFRTLDALRVFDVVYIMTQGSVGTETLAVYNRSLLMDNIFSPRGLFGYGSALSVVIFLIIGIFTVIYMRSLNIKLD; encoded by the coding sequence GTGAAAGCTAAAAGTGATTATAAAAAAGCGGATATTTGGCTTGCCTTTTGGTTAATTATTCCTACCTTAATTGCAATAGGTATCACTGCTTTTTATCCACTCGGACAAACTATTTATGATAGTTTTTTTAAATGGTCTTTAAGACCGGGTTTCCAGAGAGAATTCGTAGGATTTCAAAATTATATAAATCTGTTTCAAGATGCTAGATTTTTAAATTCTTTGTGGAATACGATATATTTTACTTTCTTTTCTGTACTTATAGAATTTTTATTAGGTTTGGTTACTGCTTTAATATTAAATGCAGAATTTAGACTAAGAGGTTTGGTTAGAGCAGCTGTTCTAATACCTTGGGCGATTCCGACTGCTGTTTCTTCACAAATGTGGAAATGGATGTACAACGACCAATACGGTGTTATTAGTCTAATGTTATATAATTTAGGAATAATTGAACAAGGAACCCCTATATTGGGAACACCGGGACTAGCTATGGCAGGTATAATCGCTGTAGATGTTTGGAAAACAACTCCTTTTGTGGCTCTTTTGCTTTTAGCAGGACTTCAAATTATACCTAACGAATTGTACGAAGCTGCCAGAATTGATGGGGCAAGTATGTGGAAACAATTTACTTCAATAACATTACCTGTTTTAAGACCTACTATTGGAGTAACCTTGATCTTTAGAACATTGGATGCATTAAGAGTTTTCGATGTTGTATACATTATGACCCAAGGTTCTGTAGGTACAGAAACTTTGGCTGTCTATAACAGATCTCTTTTGATGGATAATATATTTTCTCCTAGAGGATTGTTTGGTTATGGATCTGCATTGTCTGTTGTTATATTCCTAATTATTGGAATTTTCACTGTCATATACATGAGATCTTTGAATATAAAATTGGATTGA
- the glmM gene encoding phosphoglucosamine mutase, giving the protein MLFGTDGIRDVVNETLTVDLAMKLGNALANLFGNKYKKLYIARDTRNSGKMLEMALASGALAGGLNVESCGVLTTPALAYITKKEKSIGVVISASHNPFMYNGLKVFCEGFKISDETEEKLEEIMQKNLLKYCNYVDIGEYIEDSSKEDYIDYIVSLYQDKIKNKELKIAVDVANGAAGSVIDNIFQKLGLNYSVYKNSPNGFNINDKCGSTSLDYLSKVILKEGYDLGILFDGDADRCLFINKKGEVVNGDMLIALSALKLKAQKRLKNNTVVVTVMSNLGLEEFLKKNEIKILRTQVGDKYVLEKMLEKDSVLGGEQSGHIIFLDRSTTGDGIITALESIETLEFLSKPLEVLINEIPKYPQQLENITVKDKIKIIEDDRVKKLTMKYQTFENFRIVVRPSGTEHKIRIMTEGSDEKIIESCTKEFRNLIQSIDNES; this is encoded by the coding sequence ATGTTATTTGGTACTGATGGTATAAGAGACGTTGTAAATGAAACTCTCACAGTAGACTTAGCAATGAAACTTGGAAATGCTTTAGCTAACCTTTTTGGTAATAAGTACAAAAAGTTATATATTGCAAGGGATACAAGAAATTCGGGGAAAATGTTAGAAATGGCTTTGGCATCTGGGGCATTAGCTGGTGGTTTAAACGTAGAATCTTGTGGAGTTTTAACAACTCCAGCATTAGCCTATATAACAAAAAAAGAAAAGTCTATCGGGGTTGTTATATCCGCTTCACATAATCCCTTTATGTACAATGGATTAAAAGTTTTTTGTGAAGGATTCAAAATTTCTGATGAAACCGAAGAAAAATTGGAAGAAATTATGCAAAAAAATCTTTTAAAATATTGCAATTATGTAGACATAGGTGAATATATAGAAGATTCTTCAAAAGAAGATTATATTGATTACATCGTTTCTTTGTATCAAGATAAAATAAAGAATAAAGAATTAAAAATAGCTGTAGACGTTGCAAATGGCGCTGCTGGATCGGTAATTGATAATATATTTCAAAAATTAGGCTTGAACTACTCTGTATACAAAAATTCCCCAAACGGTTTTAATATAAACGATAAATGTGGATCCACTTCTCTTGATTATCTATCAAAAGTTATATTAAAAGAAGGATATGATCTTGGAATATTGTTCGATGGAGATGCGGATAGATGTCTCTTTATAAATAAAAAAGGAGAAGTTGTTAATGGAGATATGTTAATAGCTTTAAGCGCTTTAAAATTGAAAGCTCAAAAAAGACTAAAAAATAATACAGTGGTTGTAACAGTGATGAGTAACCTGGGTTTAGAAGAATTTCTAAAGAAAAATGAAATAAAGATTTTACGCACACAAGTAGGAGATAAATATGTTTTAGAAAAGATGTTGGAAAAAGACTCTGTTCTGGGCGGAGAACAATCCGGACATATAATATTCTTAGATAGATCAACAACGGGAGATGGAATAATAACAGCTTTAGAAAGTATAGAAACATTAGAATTTTTATCAAAACCTTTAGAAGTTTTAATAAATGAAATACCTAAGTACCCTCAACAGCTTGAAAACATAACGGTTAAAGATAAGATAAAAATAATCGAAGATGATAGAGTAAAAAAACTAACAATGAAATACCAAACTTTTGAAAATTTTCGAATAGTTGTTAGGCCCTCTGGAACTGAACATAAGATAAGAATCATGACTGAAGGTTCTGACGAGAAGATAATAGAAAGTTGTACTAAAGAATTTAGAAATTTGATACAAAGCATTGATAACGAATCATAG